ACCATGTAAGCACCATCGATGTTGTATATCATCACGCGTGTATGTCCCGGCTTACTTCACTCATCTGCTCGAAAACATTCTCTGTCACTGGTGAAGGATTGAAGCTAAAACACTTCTTAGACGATAAATCCACCCATGCTCAGCAGAATGGAACCGGTGCTGCTGTGCGCCATAGCTGCCTGTATCTGCTTAGCATGTTCCTGCCGAATGGCCTCGTAGGCTCCTCTCGTTATCCAGACCTCCATCGCGAAGTAAACTTTGGCGACGTTTTGTGATGATGCCGGCAGAAGATTAGCGGTCACGTGCGCCCATTCGCGGTAAGTGGTAAGGAggaaagcaaataaatcaCTTAACGTGCAGACTAATTTACCAAAGCACCCATCATCCGGGAATGCAAAGCGGGCGTTATCTTCATCATACATACGTACCGCTGGCGAGTATCAACACGACACCCCACACGGAGAGAAGGGTGCCAGAGGTGACTGAACCTCGGAACGCTAGCAGGATGGCCAACCAGCAGTAGAAACAGAATGACATATGGAACCACAGGTGTAGTGCATACAGCTTCAGGAGAAGGCATTTTCGCTTTTTCGGTCAATAGGGACAATAAACAATGGAGAGGAAAGCATATAATAGCATGACGCTTTACAACACTTGCTCATCGCTTACCTTAAAAATTGCCACCACCAACACGAACGACATGAAACAATCCAACCCACTAGCGGCCACCAAAAAACCGTATGTGACtgtaattgaaatgaaatgagCAGCCGCTTTCGTGCCAGGTTTAATCGAGAATGTTGGGATTGAAGGAGAACACAATCACTTAAATGCACTCACATTGATTGCACGTTTGATCCGATGTGTTGCTGTCATCCTCATTGGATCTGTCGTTGCCGTCGGTACAATTATCATAACCGATAATTTGACTAACACGATTCGCGTTCATAATGGCACTGATTGACAGAAACAAATTACAGCCAGCGTAAAAATAGCATAACGCTTTGAATGTCGTACCGGAGcacattttccaattttaaaGAGCTGGTAATAATTCCAACACTTTCGAACAATGTTACCACACAACACTAACTCCGCAGACGACTCGCTCGAGACTGGATCAACGTTTGTAACGATCAACAAATCTTTGGCTAGTGTACGATCGCTGCCGTATGGAAATCCTCAAAAGCAATATGATCCCTTCCAGCAGGTTCTCATCTCAAGATTTCCATGACCTAGAGAGACGCACTCGATGTTGCCCATGACTGTGACTTGTTTATTTGCACATGTGAAGAATAACAACGGTGAAAGGTGTGGAAAGGATCGCAACCGGGTGGGCTGGTGTGTGAAAAATTACGAGTGAAAAGAGATTCCCACCCATGGGTTGAGTACCGGATGATGAGAACTATCATCAAGGGAGCCGTGGTTTTccgtaaacaacaaaaatccgaAAAGCAAACATCTTTATCCCGTAACCGGATGATCGTGGTGGTATTTTCGAAATGATCCATTGCCGCAACCAAATTAATAGATTAAGATAGATTGCACTGTTTTGTGGTATACCAGACAAACAGCGCTTTAATGGTAAGGCTGTAAGTTAACAGTAGGGATTGAGCGAGGAGATGCGATATACGAGGAGTGCCATAGTGgatataattgtttttaaagaTAAATACATATTTTCCTTAATATATCGTACTTTAAAACACCTTAAAAATGATTCAAATTGTTTGTATTCATGCAAGCGTTTGTAGCAATAGTTAATTCCTTAGTAATCCTTCTTAATTATATTGATTGTATTAGAATGGTTTTAGAACATTtgtaatatacaaaaaaaactattttgcaCTCACTGTTGTAGACTTCTACTTAAGCAATAACGTAACTGAACTGTTGTCCCTGGTTGAACCTGCCTTTATTTCCTACAATTGCTTATTCGATTATTGGCATGCTCGCAATCAGCTTCTAGACCCCATCAGAACGATTACAGAATGGCTCGGTGGTGTAGTGGCTAGTTCGTCACAGAATAGTCAGTATCATGCGTGGCTATTAATAGTTTATATGGTTGTTGTTGGGAACACTATAACAGTGGGTGAAACGTTCCCAACGACCTGTCAGATAGAGCTATGGAAAATTAAAAGCGACATACAAGAGGAAgtaaaaaatggataaaacCGATCGCAGGATGCGCCTACCTCTTTCAAAAACAACACGTGAAGAATAACACACACGTAATAACCGTGTCCTGCAAAAAAAGTCTTTTTTCACCAAATTCGTTAGCAAACCTGTAGTTTTTTAACAGTAGTAATAGTACTATAAATTCCTATTGAATTCCTATTGATTCCTATTGAGAACACGAAAcgatttttatgcaaaattataCCTCTAAAGTAGAATTTCCACTAAAGTATATTATAAAAGATATTATTCTCCTCTTGTAACACAACTATATGTGTCTTAATCAGTTAATTATctcaataaataatttgtgCGCCCGGTGCCATAATGGTCGCTGGTCTTCACATCAAcagaccggaccaaaatcccatccagatcaATCCCCCGTAACAAgaagactgactatccggctacctGGTAAAATAAACCTAGTATGCCATGACGGGGCAGGCAGGACCTAGTAgttcgttacgccaagaagaaagaagaaagaggTCTCAATAAAGAAACTGAAGAACGTACTTGTATTTGCCTTTGCAGTTATCTAATGACCCTTGGTCAAACTGCATCTTTGACCCAAACAATCCGGAATTCTTACTGGTTGATGACGAAAATGTCATCTATTCGCGATTGAATGAAGCTATCATTcgtattaaaaaagaaataaattttcagTAAACCCAACGAAATTTTAATAGCAATAATAActtaattaaataatcatttttaaaatatgcacAATCACAATATTGTTGCCTATTTAGAAAGGACCTagattgcattttaatttacTTAAAGTATTTATGGTACATGTAACAATTGATATTAAGAAAAAACTGCGTTAACGCAAAAgaggaaatttaaaacaacataCAACAACCAACAATGAGCGACACACGATGTTGCTATCTCGTGTAGCACACGCCAGCAGTTGTAACCAACCGCCAACGACGGGTTCCTCATCCCAATGAAGATGGCTAAAAGCAGAAAATTCCAGCAGCCGCAAAGCAAAATGAACCGAAGCATTCGAACAATTTATGCCATTTCCTACCTCGGTTTCCGGTTTCGCGGTGAGGACGCGGTAAAGACGGAGGTGCGGATGACCTTCCGGAGCAATCGCCGGGGTAACGGAGGGATGTTTCCGTTCCACTAAAGTTCGTTTGGTAAACGTTGCTGCCGCGCCGTTGTAGCCTTCCATTGCCGCACATTCGGTTCGCGCAATGGAACACGAAGCTGTGTCTCGCAGCAGCAGTGTCTTACTAAATTCTAGCCCTCCAGTGCAAAAGGTTCACGGTGAACATGCTTTCACAGTACATAGTTGTGGGCAAGCCTATCTACCAACATCTTCCCACACTCTCGGGTTCTTGTTGCAATATTGCAAAACCCTCTCTAAACCGCTACAATAAGCAATAACGACTTAACAATCTTTACCCTATGCCATCCGTTCGCATATCGTTGGAGAAGTCCTTTTCCGATGCTTGCCGGAAAATGCAACGGAAACGATGCGGAGGAAGTAGTTGCCGGTGAGGTCTTTTTCTTTGCACTCGCTCTGTAGGTGTGGCGCTCTTGTGTGGCGGCCCAATTGAAAGGCAACGAGACAAACTtcaatcaccaccaccaccaccacgcacACCCACACGAGTTGCCAAATGAAGGCTTCGCTTTCGGTCGGTGCTTCCACACACGTACTAAGTTGCAATGTGGCAGAGTCTGTGCTGTGTTCTGGGTCGTTCCTCATGATGCCCgattcccaaaaaaaaaaacccaaaaggcCATCCCCCGGAACTATGCAAACCGGTCGTGGACTGGTCGTGGCAAGAGTGCATGCTAGGGCGGCGGCTGGATGGAAGcataaaaacaatttccctCTGCCGGATGCCGTCACATTTCCGCAACTGGGAGCAAACCCATCGGTAATCGGGCCCCACAGTCGTTAGAGTTGGCTGGCAGTTGGCCCACAGCCAAACCGAATTGAAAGCCGAAGGGGGAAGGTTGAAAGCTGACATAACGCTGGTAAAACGGTTTTATTGCCTTTCTTCGGCCACTCGCACTGGGCAGGATCAGCTTCCTAATTGTGCGGTGCAAAGGGAGCAGTGGAGTGTGGCGGTATGAGTGTGGCCATCACACAATCACCTCCCCACAAAGTCCGACGTGCCGAATCATAATGCAATTCGATTTTTGCGATGGCGAGGAAGAAAGCTGGTTAAAATGCCGGTCCGAATGATTGTTCGGTTTATTCGCTTTGCTTTTGTCTTTTGCGCTCATTTCTatcattgaattttattttcttgaaCAAGCAAAAACCGagatgggaaagaaaaaccgcTTCCATATAAATCCTTTGGCCAACCTTCGTCGTGCGTCCAGCCATAACAAATGTGTACAAATTGAAGAACGGTGAGAAAATAGAAGTGTGACAACTAATAAATTATCGGGAAGCTTCTGTAAATAACAACCCGCACCACAATCGGGCAGGCAAAACCTCGAATGAAAAATGGCCTTGCATTAAGAAAAGGGCCACtttgaatggataaattcctttgtattttttttctgccactGCTCTGGAAGCTCACGCCAGCAAACGCGGCACATGGAGATGGAGCACGGTGCTAGTTGGTTGGAATCGGCAAATGGTAGTAATCTGTTTATGATGGATGTTAAACGAGATTTACGTCGTTTCAAATGTTTTGCATAAAGGCTTTCACTACTTCTTGTTGAAGCCAATGAGCTATTTTTTCCAAGTTCTAGTTCGTAGAGAAAGTAGGAGTTTTCTTCCAGCGTTCGAACAACACGTTCTATCATGGAACGAGACGTTCTGACGGTTCTTTACGTACGAAGCAAAATAGACAATAGTTTTCCCGAAAAATTTCTTGGGCGTTTGACGAAcagtgaaaatgaaaagatcTTTTCTTCGGGACTAACGATAATTGAATATTGAAGTTGTCACTTTTATCAAGAAGtataataccaaaaggatatGAACTTTGGAAAAAGCAGATCTATTGGCCACACGAGATGTCTCTGAGCAGCCGCCcgtaatcatcttcttcaaatggtccgcgaGGGCCAAcatcatcttcgaatacaatatcggatccggctatatcaccaccaacaccagttaccactgtatatgtactcttctaaatggagctacaatcatacttgcgccaatttcgagaagcagcacgtggtggaatttacaactacaacATTGAAGGaccactttgccatcgaattggttcactcgcagtgcttccgggagattcgccatgcaacactcggTTGCAGCGGATACAAGAGGGTACAGTATCAAAACTCAATGGTCATTGTtcgtgcttttgggcaaaccagatctgttcatcaccgtgacttgtaatccgagtcttgataacaggaatatagtccagtacgatttgcaatacagaatgagctagttactaagttgtgaatttcgattcttttatttatttgttatttagtggattgtttaacattgtgtatcccattaagcaaacaacgcaaattttatttaataataatagtaatttgtgttatgcacagccggttagatttgcataccttttagcatttgaaaactaaaatcaagtcaagtttttgtgttgaaagactacctccatgatcaaacaaacatgagCAAAGTAtagaaaacaaagttcccttgcgtacaactcagagttctattgcgtagccctgaaaccgggccgttgagctagtctatatataaacgtttgtatgagctaaggagaaccataacgccactacttggatcacattttctacgatttacgtacatttatgattcctgattagtccaacgccttctacgattttttcgcgtacagtttccaatcggtttactttttcggtaacaatcagcaaAATTTCatagcaacctgttccgctcatgtagatgttttaggcgatgaacaaaaattaacggttgatttctgtggtgagctcctacttactgaactttttcaacaattgatcatgttttatagcattctttgatccattaggtgcagggccacgagagttgccaaaatgctgacaaatttgtgctatgaccaaatcagctggtcaactgtgaaaaccactataccgttgccgcgcacacaattgttttcagatttccgataccaggagagcatgtttttcaagaggtgaaaaaaacttgcgctgcaggtgaaaaaacctgcccatcactattgcaataaataatttacccatcactattgcattgcctactatcaaacccatgagagcgttcactagtttaaggaagatgctgttttcagatttccgataccaggagagcatccaaagaagagcacctagtacagcaattttggtcgaaaaccgccgaaaggtatgcaatatttcaacactaattttcccgttaatcgagaaaaatttcttcgaaaactccagtttccgaatgtatagtaccaggagagcatccacgaaagaggtagctcctggtactgcgccgaaaggtatgcaatcaacttgcaatgcaatgcgccgtaaggtatgcaatgtttatacacttatttttcatacaaaccagctgttttcagatttccgataccaggagagcatgtacttcaagaggtgacatcttccatccccctccccctcccccccttccaccAACAATatggcacacaagatggcggccaagatggcggacatgatggcggacaagatggtggccaagatggcggacaagatggcggccaagatggcaggcacaaaatggcggacaaaatggcggacaagatggcgaacaagatggcggacacaagatggcggacaagatggcggccaagatggcggccaagatggcggacacaaaatggcggacaagatggcggccaagatggcggccaagatggcggacacaaaatggcggacaagatggcggacaagatggcggccaagatggcggacacaaaatggaggacaagatggcggacaagatggcggccaagatggcggacaagatgacggacaagatggcggccaagatggcgctcaagatggtggacacaaaatggcggacaagatggcggccaaaatggcggacaagatggcggacaagatggcggtcaagatggcggacaagatggcggacaagatggcggacaagatggcggacaagatggcggacaagatggcggtcaagatggcggataagaaggcggccaagatggcggacacaaaatggcggacaagatggcggacaagatggtggccaagatggcggacaagatggctgacacaaaatggcggacaaaatggcggacaagatggcggacaagatggcggacaagatggcggccaagatggcggacacaaaatggcggacaagatggcggacaagatggcggacaaaatggcggacaagatggcggacaagatggcggacacaaaatggcggacaagatggcgaacaagatggcggacaagatggcagccaagatggcggacaaaatggcggacaagatggcggacaagatggcggaaaaaatggcggacaagatggcggtcaagatggcggacaagatggcggccaagatggcggacaagatggcggacacaagatggcggacaagatggcggccaaaatggcggacagtatggcggacacgatggcggccaagatggcggacaagatggcggccaagatggcggacaagatggcggccaagatggcggccaagatggcggacaagatggcggccaagatggcggacacaaaatggcggtcaagatggcggccaagatggcggacaagatggcggccaagatggcggacaagatggtggacacaagatggcggacaagatggcggacaagatggcggcatagatggcggccaagatggcggacaagatggcggccaagatggcggacaagatggcgaacacaagatggcggacaagatggcggccagaatggcggccaagatggcggacaagatggcggccaagatggcggcaagatggcggacaagatggcggacaagatggcggacacaagatggcggccaagatggcggacaagatggcggacacaaaatggcggtcaagatggcggacacaaaatggcggacaagatggcggacaagatggcggacaagatagcggccaagatggcggacaagatggcggccaagatggcggacacaaaatggcggacaagatggcggccaagatggcggacaagatggcggccaagatggcggacaagatggcggacacaagatggcggacaagatggcggacaaaatggcggccaagatggcggacaagatggcggccaagatggcggacaagatggcggccaagatggcggacaagatggcggccaagatggcggacacaaaatggcggtcaagatggcggacaagatggcggccaagatggcggacaagatggcggacacaaaatggcggacaaaatggcggacaagatggcggccaagatggcagacacaagatggcggacaagatggcggacaagatggcggacaagatggcggacccaagatggcggacacaagatggcggacaagatggcggacaagatggcggacaagatggcggacaagatggcggacaagatggcggacaaaatggcggccaagatggcggacaagatggcggccaagatggcggcaaagatggcggccagaatgacggacacaaaatggcggccaagatggcggctaatatggcgtacacaagatggcggacacaagatggcggccaagatggcggacaagatggcggacacaagatggcggacaagatggcggccaaaatggcggacacaaaatggcggacaagatggcggacacaagatggcggacaagatggcggccaagatggcggccaagatggcggccaagatgccggccaagatggcggccaaggtggcggacaagatggcggacaagatggcggccaagatggcggccaagatggcggccaagacggcggacaaaatggcggacaagatggcagccaagatggcgaccaagatggcggccaagattgcggccaagatggcggacaagatggcggacaagatggcggccaagatggcggacacaagatggcggacaagatggcggacaaaatggcggacaagatggcggccatgatggcggccaagatggcggacacaaaatggcggacaagatggcgacaagatggcggccaagatggcggacacaaaatgtcggacaagatggcggacaagatggcggacaagatggcggacaagatggcggacgaaatggcggccaagatggcggacacaaaatggcggacaagatggcggacaagatggcggacaagatggcggacaagatggcggacaagatggcggacacaagatggcggacaagatggcgaacaagatggcggccacagaatggcggacaagatggcggacaagatgacggacacaagatggcggacaagatggcggacacaaaatggcggacaagatttcggaaaagatggcgaacaagatggcggacacaagatggcggacaagatggcggccaagatggcggccaagatggcggacaagatggcggacaagatggcggccaaaatggcggacaagatggcggtcaaaatggcggacaagatcttgtctaccatcttgtccgccatcttgtccgccatcttgtccgccatcttgtgtccgccatcttgtccgctatcttgtctgccatcttgtgtccgccatcttggccgccatcttgtccaccatctagtcttcatcttgtgtccgtcatcttgtccgccatcttgtccgccatcttgtccgccatcttgtgtccgccatcttgtccgccatcttgtccgccatcttgtccgccatcttgtccgccatcttgtccgccatcttgtccgccagcttgtccgccatcttgtatccgccatcttgtccgccatcttggccgccatcttggccgccatcttggccgccatcttgtccgccatcttggccgccatcttgtccgccatcttgtccgccatcttgtccgccattttgtgtccgccatcttggccgccatttcgtccgccatcttggccgccatcttgtccgccatcttgtgtccgccatcttgtccgccatcttgtccgccatcttgtccgccatcttgtccgccatcttgtccgccatcttgtccgccatcttgtccgccatcttgtccgccatcttgtgtccgccatcttgtccgccatcttgtccgccatcttggccgccatcttggccgccatcttggccgccatcttgtccgccatcttgtccgccatcttgtccgccatcttgtccgccatcttgtgtccgccatcttgttcgccatcttgtgcgccgtcttggccgccatcttggccgccatcttgtgtccgccatcttggccgccatcttgtccgccatcctggccgccatcttgtccgccatcttgtccgccatcttgtccgccatcttgtccgccatcttgtccgccatcttggccgccatcttgtccgccatcttgtccgccatcttgtccgccatcctggccgccatcttgtccgccatcttgtccgccatcttgtccgccatcttgtccgccatcttggccgccatcttgtccgccatcttggccgccatcttgtccgccatcttgtccgccatcttgttcgccatcttgtccgccgtcttggccgccatcttggccgccatcttgtgtccgccatcttgtccgccatcttggccgccatcttgtccgccatcttgtccgccatcttgtccgccatcttgttcgccatcttgtccgccgtcttggccgccatcttggccgccatcttgtgtccgccatcttggccgccatcttgtccgccatcttgtccgccatcttgtccgccatcttgtccgccatcttgtccgccatcttgtccgccatcttgtccgccatcttgtccgccatcttgtccgccatcttgtccgccatcttgtccgccatcttgtccgccatcttgtccgccatcttgtccgccatcctggccgccatcttgtccgccatcttgtccgccatcttggccgccatcttgtccgccatcttgtccgccatcttgtccgccatcttgtccgccatcttgtccgccatcttggccgccatcttgtgtctgccatcttgtccgccatcttgtccgccatcttggccgccatcttgtccgccatcttggccgccatcttgtccgccatcttgtgtccgccatcttgtccgccatcttgtccgccatcttgtccgccatcttgtccgccatcttgtccgccatcttgtccgccatcttgttcgccatcttgtccgccgtcttggccaccatcttggccgccatcttgtgtccgccatcttggccgccatcttgtccgccatcttgtccgccatcttggccgccatcttggctgccatcttggccgccatcttggccgccatcttgtccgccatcttgtccgccatcttggccgccatcttgtccgccatcttgtccgccatcttgtccgccatcttgtccgccatcttggccgccatcttggccgccatcttggccgccatcttgtccgccatcttgtccgccatcttggccgccatcttggccgccatcttggctgccatcttggccgccatctaggccgccatcttgtccgccatcttgtccgccatcttgtgtccgccatcttggccgccatcttgtccgccatcttgtccgccatcttgtccgccatcttgtccgccatcttgtccgccatcttgtccgccatcttgtccgccatcttgtccgccatcttgtccgccatcttgtccgccatcttgtccgccatcttgtccgccatcttgtccgccatcttgtccgccatcctggccgccatcttgtccgccatcttgtccgccatcttggccgccatcttgtccgccatcttgtccgccatcttgtccgccatcttgtccgccatcttgtccgccatcttggccgccatcttgtgtctgccatc
The Anopheles moucheti chromosome 2, idAnoMoucSN_F20_07, whole genome shotgun sequence genome window above contains:
- the LOC128298839 gene encoding uncharacterized protein LOC128298839 gives rise to the protein MCSGTTFKALCYFYAGCNLFLSISAIMNANRVSQIIGYDNCTDGNDRSNEDDSNTSDQTCNQFTYGFLVAASGLDCFMSFVLVVAIFKRKCLLLKLYALHLWFHMSFCFYCWLAILLAFRGSVTSGTLLSVWGVVLILASVYFAMEVWITRGAYEAIRQEHAKQIQAAMAHSSTGSILLSMGGFIV